The genomic interval gaggagggattaagcgataggacaagataaagatatgagattgtgattgaaggagcccaacggagaagaaagggtgacagcataagcagaaggattagaggtcaggaaaaggtcaagaatgttgggcgtatctccaagacggtcaggaatacgagtagggtgttgcatcaattgctctaggtcatggaggatagcaaagctgtaggctagttcaccaggatggtcagtgaagggagaggaaagccaaagctggtggtgaacattgaagtctccaagaatggagatctctgcaaacgggaagagagtcagaatgtgctccactttggaagttaagtagtcaaagaatttcttatagtcagaggagttaggtgagaggtatacagcacagataaatttagtatgagagtgactctgtagtcgtagccagatggtggaaaactcggaagattcaagagcgtgggcacgagagcaggttaagtcattgcgcacataaacgcagcatccagctttggatcgaaaatgaggatagagaaagtaggagggaacagaaaagggactactgtcagttgcctcagacacctgagtttcagtgaggaaaagaagatgaggtttagaagaggagaggtggtcttctacagattgaaaattagatcttagaccgcgaatgttgcagaagttaatgaagaaaaagttgaggggggtgtcaagacacttagggtcgtcgacagaaaggcagtccgacctggggacatttatggtcccctccccagatggagactccgaggttggtgtaggagtcgccatgataattttaaaatttttgagtgaagggtgtgtgtgttattaggtgcttgtagttttgtgtggaggaagagagttgtctttagagggcaggctgtgactgcacccttgtgttgtgagacacaaagggaaacgttcagtgaggtcacagtgaggtcacagttaatgataagttcacagcaccccctgaacagtgctttagacctcactgggagtaattatcgtttcggcaggtgtctactgcctcctcctccaaagcAATCCTGATATTCCTTCAAAGTTCCTtgaatttttgttattcaaatGTATGCACACTCCAAAGCAGGTCTTGCATGAGATATATCCTTCACCTTGAACAAATCAGTTCATTTTAGCtcaactctaaaaaaaaaaaatgttgatttgataaatttattgcaaacatactactacactacaacaacaaaggtagaaaaaaaaacctaccaGCCTACTCGGCCTTAAGCATAACATAAATATAcctaaatatttacagaaatgaAATCGCTCGTACAAATGTCttaagtgtgcgtgtgtgatatatataataatgaGGTAACCACAACCTGTAGGGAAGAGGATGATGCAAACACCGCATCACCATTTAGTGGACAAATTTGGCcatattctttaattttgtgAGTGCGATAGAGTCCAAACACCAGATGACAAGGATAAGCTGGCCATATTGGCCCTGCGTCCTAAATAATAATGAGTGGACGTTCCATGAATGCTGCAGCATGTGACTCCTTGATGCAGCACACAATGTACGGCATACAGTAAGGGATCATTAACCCCCCAAAAATATATGTAGACTAACCTGACAGTTATTTCCACCACTTCCTGAGATATGCTGTATCTCCGGAATAAATGGTTGTTACATATGCAATAGTATCCTTATTTTAAAAGCTATTTTATATCTCTGTTTATTGTGTTCCgatctttcattttattatttcttccatGTCTTTCCTTGTATTTGTTCGGCTAtcttctttatatctttatagTTCAGTGCCTTTGTCTGtctccttttatatttcttgaaaGCATGAATGGGGCGAAATAAGAGCTGAGTGAGCGACGTTATCTCGCAGAGTGGAGGAGGCCGAGATGCGCATGTCCGCCGCAGGGTCAAGGGGTCCGCTCACCTCATCGCTGTACATTTTGCACAATAATgccatcttcctttcttaaatTTTGGTATTATAAACCATTGttcaatataagaaaaaaatatgtatatatatatgtaccgTTGAAAATCGTACTCAGCAGCTGCGAAACGGAGCGAAACGAACTGGGCCAGCTGTACCAGGCGTCAACACAGTGTTTAGGTGCCAGTGTCACTGTTAAGGCTGGCACTGTCTGTCTGCCGCCCGCCAACACCCGTAACACTCGCTGCCGTCTTACTTGTGCGGGAAGAATACAGTAACAACACACAGCTAGGTACTTAAGGACACTATGAATTTTACATACATCTTCACACTGCAAGAGAGGAAATTGTTGGTCATTTAAGTTCGGTCAATGGGGATGGAGCATTCCTAGCCATTAGTGGCAACCTATGGAGGTCCTTAAATGTGTCCACTGCATGTCCTTAAGTGTATCCATACGGTGTCCTTAAAGGTACCAACTTGATGCCCTTGAATCTGTTCATTTAGTGTCCTCAAAAGTTGTTCATTTGGTGCTCTTAAAGATTTCATTTGATGCCCTTTAAGGTATCAATCTGATGCTCTTAAATCTGATAATTTGATGCCCTTAAAGGTTTTCATTTGATGTCCTTAATATTATCAGGCAGTTTTATACAATACATCCCATATAAGTTTTCCATTTCTCAGTCCCCAGCAAGCTTGGGGTTCTAGTGGAAAATCAGGGTTTTAGCGTGAGGGAAGCCAAATTATACTAAATTTAGATATTCATGAAAAGTCTTTGGATGAAATGCCATATTATGAAAACTGGTGAACTTTTtagcctaacataaccttacttaAGTTGAGGCTTCCCCCACACCCTGGAACCTATCAGGGGGCTTCTCCCCAACCTGGACACCCTCTTAAGGACACCAACCTAACCTGTCACTGTAGATATTATATGCTGTAACTAATTTACTCCAATCATCCATGCCTGTAAATATGTCTAATATTTTCATAATATGCATGTGCTGCAGTCTTATAATCCCCACTGGTTCCAGGATGACCAGCTCCCGGTTTAAGAGTTCTCGTGTGGCTGTGCTACTCCTGGGAGGGGTTAGTGTAGTGGTGACTCTCATGTACCTCCATCTGGCCTCAGAGGTTGCCCAACTCCATACTTCAATGTATCCAGGATGTGAGTTAATCACAACACTAATgttgctttttcatttttcttgcaaATGAGTAATTTATATTGTCTTAAATTTCATAAATATTGTGTTTTACAAGAGTTGgatggaaaaaatatagaaaatcactgaaaaatcttattctttgtaacttcattGACAAGATACAAGTAAACTGAGACAGCCGCCCAAGATATGGGTAATGTTTCATCTTTTTACTGCAGCTGCCATGAGTTATCAGCAGCAAGTTGGTCAAtttggaggagcaggaggagcactAGACCTCAATAGCCTGGTGGTGATCTACAACAGAGTCCCTAAGACTGGCTCCACCTCATTCATTGGTCTTGCTTATGACCTTTGTGCCAGGAACAAGTTCAATGTTATCCACTTGAACACCACCAAGAACACACCAACACTCTCACTCACTGACCAGGTAtgatactgctctctctctctctctctctctctctctctctctctctctctctctctctctctctctctctctctctctctctctctctctctctctctctctctctcagtgttgtTCCCCCCATGTTGATATGCAAACTACTGCTTAGGGTCTTCAGAGGATATAACTATAAAGTTTCATTTATAAAAAGTAAAGGTGAAACAGTAGTTCACTTAATAATGACTTCCCTGCTTTCAGATGCGATTCGTGTACAATGTCTCAAACTGGCTAGAGAAAAAGCCAGGGATATATCATGGCCATCTTGCCTACCTGGATTTTAGCAGgttggtagtgtgtgtgtgtgtgaactaggTGAAATGGAAAACTGCATTGTGAATAAGACAGCAAAACATGTAAGCTGGGATTGCTTCAATAAGTAAGTGAAACTAGCACTGAAATGGTTTGGCTTTGTCTTTAGAGAGGATAGAGATACTTGAGTTAAAATAGTACATTAGCAGAATTGCAGGACTAGGTACAAGAGGTAACATTATACCAGTTTTAAAGATAGCAGTTGCATATTATAACAACAAATTCCAGAGGTGTGAGACTGTTGCATGATAAAGTGTTTATGTAGAAAGTATAATGTGGTCACTCTCTGGAGGGAGCAAGACATCAAGGTTGAGATTAGAGGCACCATTTTTGGTGTCCTTTTATGAAAATAGTGAAAACAGTCTTTCTACATTGTTCTACATAAAAAtttgaagaaaggagtaagaatATCAACTAGATATGAAAAATTGCTTTGATTCCCAACTTAAGAGATTATTAAAGAAAACAGCTCCTCACATTGGTATatataaatgaggaaagaatTTGTGTGCTAGTGAAGGATAAGTATTTGCATGTTATTGTACTTCGTTCTTCCATCAGGTTTGGGGTGAGTCGCCAACCTATATATATCAACTTAATCAGGAAGCCACTGGACCGCTTGGTGTCATACTATTACTTTGTGCGCTATGGAGATGACCTTCGACCCAACCACATCCGCCGCAGGATGGGAGATAAGATGGTGAGATCATGTAGGTTTTGTGGATGGCACGTTGTGGAGAGTCAAGCCACTTATAGACTAAGTAACTTGTTATTATCGCTGTtgcttttcataatgttttctcATACATTTGTGCTTGCTTATTCTGCTCTTCGccattcagtgttttttttatgccagATTCTAACATTTTTCTCATGGACACATATAACATAGTGATATCCACGGCACAGACCCTGGATGAGTGTGTTGTTATGGAACACCCAGATTGTTCCACAACCCACCTCTGGATTCAGGTTCCCTTCTTCTGCGGTCATCATGCTGAATGCTGGTCAGTCCTTACTGCTAAGCTGCTGATAAATAATTTACTGACTTGATATTTTAGAATTCAAGTTTCAAATGAATCTTTTTATCTGACATAAGTttgctgtttcttttctccttttcttcagcaATGATGCCCTCTCACCTAGAAAAgataaagttaattttattcctAATCATGATATATGCTTTCCACTTAGTCTTTGTTTAGTATTTTTCTAAGTCGTCTAATATTAAAGATAAAGATGTA from Scylla paramamosain isolate STU-SP2022 chromosome 23, ASM3559412v1, whole genome shotgun sequence carries:
- the LOC135112052 gene encoding heparan sulfate 2-O-sulfotransferase 1-like, with product MTSSRFKSSRVAVLLLGGVSVVVTLMYLHLASEVAQLHTSMYPGSAMSYQQQVGQFGGAGGALDLNSLVVIYNRVPKTGSTSFIGLAYDLCARNKFNVIHLNTTKNTPTLSLTDQMRFVYNVSNWLEKKPGIYHGHLAYLDFSRFGVSRQPIYINLIRKPLDRLVSYYYFVRYGDDLRPNHIRRRMGDKMTLDECVVMEHPDCSTTHLWIQVPFFCGHHAECWVPGSNWALEQAKHNLIHKYFLVGVTEEMGDFVAMLDYSLPRIFRGAYDLYLSGVKSHLRKTVKKVLPSQETIAKLQNTKVWRLENEFYNFALDHFHFLRKKTLVEAEEGGRQVDRGQKFAYEKIKPKRS